The Lactuca sativa cultivar Salinas chromosome 2, Lsat_Salinas_v11, whole genome shotgun sequence genome includes a window with the following:
- the LOC111888841 gene encoding uncharacterized mitochondrial protein AtMg00810-like: MTGKDDSLQSISTRLDGKNYMYWSYVMKSFLHEKNMWGYVTGTKAKPLIPQTENFYLLLDAWETDNSKSNHDSALFIRCSSVGRILLSLYVDGIIITGDDHGGIESLKHDLAYRFAMKDLGLLRYFLGIEVAQSKKGYLLSQNKYISNLFTRACLSDNRTVDTPLETNARYSPTYGDPLSDPNLSRTVVGSLVYLTVIRPYTAHVVHVVSYFVIAPTSVHWGVVLRILRYLRGT; encoded by the exons ATGACCGGAAAGGATGATTCCCTTCAGTCAATCAGTACTCGTTTGGATGGAAAGAATTATATGTATTGGAGTTACGTTATGAAGAGCTTCCTTCATGAGAAGAATATGTGGGGCTATGTCACTGGGACTAAAGCCAAACCCTTAATACCTCAAACTGAGAATTTTTATTTGTTACTTGATGCTTGGGAAACTGATAACTCCAAG AGTAATCACGATTCTGCTTTGTTTATTAGATGCTCGAGTGTAGGACGGATTCTTCTGTCCTTATATGTGGATGGCATCATTATTACGGGTGATGACCATGGTGGTATTGAGTCTTTGAAGCATGATCTAGCCTATCGAtttgctatgaaggatttgggattgttgcGTTATTTCTTGGGTATTGAGGTAGCTCAGTCTAAGAAAGGGTATCTTCTTTCTCAGAATAAATATATATCTAACTTGTTTACACGGGCATGCCTTTCTGACAATCGGACTGTTGATACTCCTCTTGAAACCAATGCACGATACTCTCCTACTTATGGTGATCCTTTATCCGATCCGAACCTTTCTCGCACTGTTGTGGGAAGCTTGGTCTATCTCACAGTTATTCGTCCATATACTGCTCATGTTGTTCATGTTGTCAGTTACTTTGTTATTGCCCCTACCTCTGTTCATTGGGGAGTTGTTCTTCGTATTCTGAGATATCTTCGTGGCACTTAG